Proteins encoded in a region of the Anopheles ziemanni chromosome 2, idAnoZiCoDA_A2_x.2, whole genome shotgun sequence genome:
- the LOC131293075 gene encoding nidogen-like, whose translation MITHAGGISRLLTEGISIRVNDAEDPNSLDYDCVENRIYYSDYVSKQIFTAKYDGTDQRLFITYDLINPWGIAIDWIRRQLYWSDSLKGTIEVARLDYPTQRKVVITGNVNTWYIALDLQRRKLFWIDWNTPQGAKIEWANLDGSDRKLLVGRPQVLYPKGIQVIDTTGELCYTDADTGTLACIDPYSKQTRTILSGLTRPYGLTMMNERFYWINEKTYQIESSSLYGSDREFIGMNSVIYDIKAVSNTCSNN comes from the exons ATGATAACCCATGCTGGAGGCATTTCACGCCTTTTGACCGAAGGAATCAGCATCAGAGTTAACGATGCAGAGGATCCAAATAGCTTAGATTACGACTGCGTCGAGAACCGAATCTATTATAGTGATTATGTTTCGAAACAGATTTTCACCGCGAAGTATGACGGAACGGACCAGCGGCTTTTTATCACCTATGATTTAATCAACCCGTGGGGCATAGCAATCGACTGGATAAGGCGTCAGTTATACTGGTCTGATAGTTTGAAGGGTACGATCGAGGTCGCACGCTTAGACTATCCGACTCAGCGTAAAGTGGTGATCACCGGTAATGTCAATACATGGTATATCGCACTTGACCTGCAACGAAGAAAGCTGTTCTGGATAGACTGGAATACACCACAAGGAGCGAAGATCGAGTGGGCGAATCTCGATGGATCCGACCGCAAGTTGCTGGTCGGTCGGCCACAAGTGCTTTATCCCAAAGGAATCCAGGTTATCGATACCACTGGAGAGCTTTGCTATACCGATGCCGACACAGGTACGCTGGCATGCATTGATCCATACAGTAAACAGACCCGTACGATCCTCAGTGGTCTGACCAGACCATATGGATTGACCATGATGAATGAGCGATTCTACTGGATCAATGAAAAAAC GTATCAGATCGAAAGCAGTAGCTTGTACGGCAGTGACCGTGAGTTTATCGGCATGAATAGTGTAATTTATGATATCAAGGCTGTATCCAATACATGTTCGAACAACTAA